Genomic segment of Candidatus Schekmanbacteria bacterium:
AGCCCGGCAGGATTATAAAAGCTTTGCAAGGATATGAAGCTTTTGTTCCCAATCCACTGCCGCCTGATATTAAACTTAGCTGGAGTTTAGTAAAGGAGATTTCAGATGCCGAAAGAAATTTAAGCCGCCTTGAAAGCACCGTAAATTTTCTACCTAATCCAAAATTACTCATCAATCCCTTCGTCAGAAGGGAGGCTGTCCTTTCAAGCCAAATTGAAGGGACACAGGCATCTCTTTCTGACCTTTTCTATTTCGAGGCACTGAAAACCACGGAAAAGGATCTTCCAGATGTAAAAGAAGTATCCAATTATGCCTTTGCACTGGAGTCAATCTTCGAAGAAAAAAACAATACAGAATTAACTCTGGAATTTTTAAAAGAACTTCACAAAAAACTTTTCAGAAATACAAATAAAGGATTCAATAGTCCGGGAGAATTTAGAAAATCTCAAAATTGGATAGGTCCTAAGGGATGCACCTTAAATGAAGCCTTTTTCGTGCCTCCGCCTCCTGAAGAGATGAAGAATGCATTAAAGGAATTTGAAAAATATCTTATAACACCTTCACATCTGCCTGCGCTTATAAATATTGCTCTTATCCATTATCAATTTGAAACAATCCATCCCTTTAATGATGGCAACGGAAGGATAGGCAGAATTCTTACGGTAATGCTTCTTCATAAATACGGGTTGTTATCAAAACCGCTTCTTTATTTAAGCGCTTATTTTGAAAAAAACAGAAGTGAATATTACCGATTGCTTCTTGCAGTCAGCCAAAAGGGAGAATGGGAAAAGTGGATTAGATTTTTTCTCCGAGGCATTTCAGAGCAATCAAGAGATGTAGTTGAAAGGATAAACCTCCTTCTTTCTATTAGACAGCGGTATAGAAACAAGTTGCAGGCAGTCCGTTCTTCTGCTCTTTTGTTAAAACTCATCGATGACCTTTTTGCAAATCCTGCAATAACAGTCAGTCGAGTAGCTGAATCCTGCAACATTACACCGCGCGCCGCACAAAAAAATATCGACAAACTTTTAGCTGAAGGTATTTTAAAAGAAATTACAGGCAAAAAGAGAAATCGGGTCTATGTTGCTTCAGAAATAGTCAGAATAATCGGTGAAAATAAGTTATAAATCACAGAGAAGTTATTTCTTTAAATAAATCTTCCACTTGTCGCCTTAAATCATCGATTGTGCCGCTATTGTCAATTACGTAATCTGCCCGTTTGACTTTGTCATCAATAGGCATCTGGGAATTGATTCTATTTTCAGCATCTTCCTTCTTCATTCCTCTCAGCTGAATCAACCGTCGCATTTGCTCTTCTCTTGTTGAAGAAATGACAATAACCTTTTCTACTGTTTTATCCAACTCCGTTTCATAAAGAAGCGGGGCATCAAGAATAATAATATCATTGGGATGAGTCCGCTCCAATTCAGCTTTCTTTTCTCTTATTTTTTTAATTATTAAGGGATGTGTAAGAAGGTTGAGCTTGTTCAAGAGTATTTTATCCGAAAAGACCATTCTCCCCAACTCTTCCCTATTGAGACTGCCGTCAGGATTCAATATCCCTTCACCAAATGTTTTTGCGACAATCTTCAACAGAGGGCTATCCTTTGAAAGCAATTCTCTTGCAATCTCATCGGCATCGATAATGTGTGCTCCCAACTCACTTAATATTTTAGACGCTGTGCTTTTGCCGGTGCAGATACCACCTGTGAGCCCATAAAAGGGCATAGTTTATCAACCTCCATAAGTTTTTTCAGGATCAAACATCTTTTTGCCAACTTCTTCTACAGCACCATTTGATAAATTAATCTTTCTGTAAAAACAGGTCCTATAACCTGTATGGCAAGCGGCAACATTCTGTTTGACTTTGATCAATAGAGCATCTTTATCGCAGTCAAAATATACTTCTTTTACCTCTTGCGTATGACCCGATGATTCACCTTTCATCCAATACTGCTGCCTTGACCTGCTCCAAAAATGAGTCTTTCCCGTTTCAAGAGTCTTCTTTAAAGATGTTTCATTCATATAGGCGACCATAAGGACCTCATTGTTTTCAATATCCTGAATAATAGTTGGAATGAGCCCCTGACTATCATATTTCAATTCTTTCAAATCCATTTTATATCCTCGCGTTTACACCTTTCGATTTTAAATATTCTTTAACCTCTTTTATTGTATATTCTCCATAGTGAAATATTGAAGCGGCAAGTGCGGCGCTTGCCCCTCCAACCGTAAGCCCTTCATAGATATGTTCCAAAGTGCCCACTCCTCCAGAAGCAATAACAGGAATCCCCGTTTTATCAACGATTGACCGTGTAAGTTCGATATCAAACCCTTCCTTTGTGCCATCTCTGTCCATACTCGTCAACAGTATCTCACCTGCACCTAAATCTTCAGCCCTCTGCGCCCACTCAACAGCATCAATACCGGTTGGTGTGCGTCCCCCATGAATATAAACCTCCCATTCATCATCTTTTCCTTCTTTCCTCTTAGCATCTATGGCAACAACAATGCATTGAGAACCAAATCTTAAAGCTGACTCTTTTATTATCTCAGGTTTATTCACTGCCGCTGTGTTGATTGATACTTTATCAGCTCCTGCCTTTAATAAATCTCTTATATCTTCCACATTTCTAATACCACCTCCCACTGTAAGAGGCATAAAGACTTCACTTGCTGTTTTTCTTACAACATCAATCATTATAGGACGCTTTTCGTGAGAGGCAGTAATATCAAGAAATGTCAATTCATCTGCCCCCTGCTGGTCATAAATCTTTGCCTGCTCAACAGGGTCACCTGCATCTCTAATATTTACAAACTTTATTCCTTTTACTACTCTCCCTTCGCGCACATCAAGGCAGGGAATTATCCTTTTAGCTAACAATCTCTATTGCCTCCCTTAAATTTATCTTCCCTTCGTAGATAGCCTTTCCTATAATAACACCTTCAAGTTTCCCATTTTTCAACGAATTGAGTTTCTTTATATCTTCAAGAGTTGAGACTCCTCCTGAAGCCACAATAGGAATAGATGTAAGAGCAAGAATCTTCTCCATAAATGAAAGATTTGGACCTTTTAGCATGCCATCTTTTGATATATCTGTGCAAATGAATGCACAGGGATTAAATCTTTCCATTTCTTTTATGAAATCCTCAACATCCGTTGCACTGTCCTTTTCCCATCCCTCTACTGCAACCTTACCTTTCAAGGCATCAATGCCGACAACTACTCTTCCGGGAAAATCCTGACAAAGCTTTGCCAAAAGGTCTTTATCTTTATATGCGGCAGTGCCAAGTATGATCCTTTTCACTCCTAAATCAAGATAGAGCTTTGCTGTTTCATAATCTCTAATTCCTCCA
This window contains:
- a CDS encoding Fic family protein, with amino-acid sequence MDIAEFNENKPGRIIKALQGYEAFVPNPLPPDIKLSWSLVKEISDAERNLSRLESTVNFLPNPKLLINPFVRREAVLSSQIEGTQASLSDLFYFEALKTTEKDLPDVKEVSNYAFALESIFEEKNNTELTLEFLKELHKKLFRNTNKGFNSPGEFRKSQNWIGPKGCTLNEAFFVPPPPEEMKNALKEFEKYLITPSHLPALINIALIHYQFETIHPFNDGNGRIGRILTVMLLHKYGLLSKPLLYLSAYFEKNRSEYYRLLLAVSQKGEWEKWIRFFLRGISEQSRDVVERINLLLSIRQRYRNKLQAVRSSALLLKLIDDLFANPAITVSRVAESCNITPRAAQKNIDKLLAEGILKEITGKKRNRVYVASEIVRIIGENKL
- a CDS encoding dephospho-CoA kinase, with the translated sequence MPFYGLTGGICTGKSTASKILSELGAHIIDADEIARELLSKDSPLLKIVAKTFGEGILNPDGSLNREELGRMVFSDKILLNKLNLLTHPLIIKKIREKKAELERTHPNDIIILDAPLLYETELDKTVEKVIVISSTREEQMRRLIQLRGMKKEDAENRINSQMPIDDKVKRADYVIDNSGTIDDLRRQVEDLFKEITSL
- the hisI gene encoding phosphoribosyl-AMP cyclohydrolase, which produces MDLKELKYDSQGLIPTIIQDIENNEVLMVAYMNETSLKKTLETGKTHFWSRSRQQYWMKGESSGHTQEVKEVYFDCDKDALLIKVKQNVAACHTGYRTCFYRKINLSNGAVEEVGKKMFDPEKTYGG
- the hisF gene encoding imidazole glycerol phosphate synthase subunit HisF, with protein sequence MLAKRIIPCLDVREGRVVKGIKFVNIRDAGDPVEQAKIYDQQGADELTFLDITASHEKRPIMIDVVRKTASEVFMPLTVGGGIRNVEDIRDLLKAGADKVSINTAAVNKPEIIKESALRFGSQCIVVAIDAKRKEGKDDEWEVYIHGGRTPTGIDAVEWAQRAEDLGAGEILLTSMDRDGTKEGFDIELTRSIVDKTGIPVIASGGVGTLEHIYEGLTVGGASAALAASIFHYGEYTIKEVKEYLKSKGVNARI
- the hisA gene encoding 1-(5-phosphoribosyl)-5-[(5-phosphoribosylamino)methylideneamino]imidazole-4-carboxamide isomerase, with translation MLIIPAIDLRNGKCVRLIQGDFSKEKVYSNDPFEVAESFKEAGAKLIHIVDLDGARTGKPCSLKTIETLIKKGKAALEVGGGIRDYETAKLYLDLGVKRIILGTAAYKDKDLLAKLCQDFPGRVVVGIDALKGKVAVEGWEKDSATDVEDFIKEMERFNPCAFICTDISKDGMLKGPNLSFMEKILALTSIPIVASGGVSTLEDIKKLNSLKNGKLEGVIIGKAIYEGKINLREAIEIVS